The Desulfobacterales bacterium genome contains the following window.
GGAAAATAGCTCCTGCCGTTGATGTTGATCGTCCATCCGGATCGCTTGAACAATGCAACGGTCGCAGCCTGTAAACTTCCTTTGGGAATTCCCAATTTCAGCAGCTTTTTCACTTCTTATAAACCTCCCTGGGATCAAAAACGGGTTTGCCGATAATTTTAATGGTTCCGTCTTCAACTTTTTTAAAAAAACAGCTCCGGTGCCCGGTGTGACAGGCGGCCCCACCCACCTGTTCCACCAACAACAATATCGTATCATCATCGCAGTCGATTCTAATCTCCTTGACGATTTGTTCATGACCGGACGTTTTGCCCTTCACCCAGAGCTCCCGCCGGGTACGGCTGTAAAAAGTCGCTTTTCCGGTTGAAAGGGTTGCCTCCCACGCTTCCGGATTCATAAATCCGAGCATTAAAACGTCTTTTGTGTGAAAGTCCTGCACGATCGCAGGCACCAGGCCGTTTAACTTATTAAAATCAAGTTCTATCATCCGTGGCACTGCTCCACTTTAATCATTTGGGTGTTTTGTTGCGTCTCATAAATTTCAAATATTATTTAGTAACCCCATCACGATATAAAGTCAATTTTTTTAGAGAAGATTTTAATCCCCGCCCCTTTTTACTTGACATATTCCCATGATTTTTTTAAGGATATCACACAATTTAGCATCTGAAATTCCTCACCTGTATTTGGATGCTTAAAACCTGCTTTAAAGGCAAAGTGATTTTCTCCATCTGCGCTGCCACAGTAACGGTTCGGCACCGAATCTGTTGGAGAAAATCCTTAATAGATAAGCGTTAACCATTACATCCGGATTTTCACGCCCTAAAATAAACGTTTAAAGGGGGTGATAAAACTCCATTTTCACATCAGTGTTCCTGGCGACAAATCATTTTCCAATTGTCACATGCTGTTATGTATGTAACCACAAAGGGAGGATTTGTTATGAATTCATTAATTTTAGCAATTGGTGCGGGTGTGTTGTATGTGGTCGCCTATCACACCTACGGCAAGTTTCTGGGCAGTAAAATATTTAAACTCAACCCGGAAGCCGTCTGTCCCAGCAAGGAATTCCAGGACAATGTCGATTTTGTGCCCACCCAGAAGCCCATCCTTTTCGGCCATCATTTTACCTCCATCGCCGGCACCGGCCCCATTGTCGGTCCGGCCATCGCCATCATCTGGGGGTGGGTACCGGCCCTGGTGTGGGTCCTGCTCGGTTCGATTTTCATGGGGGCCGTACATGATTTCGGCGCCATGGTGGTTTCCCTCAGAAATCAAGGCCGCTCCATCGGCGATGTAGCCGCCGATTTGATCAGCAAGCGGGTCCGCACCCTGTTTCTCCTGATCATATTCTTTGAGCTCTGGATCGTGGTGGCCATCTTCGGCGTGGTGATAGCGGTTATTTTCAACATGTATCCCCAGTCGGTCATCCCGGTCTGGCTGGAAATCCCCATCGCCGTCTGGCTGGGTCACATGGTTTATAAAAAAGGGGCTGCGCATCTGCCCATGAGCATCGTCGCCGTGGTGCTGATGTATGTTACCGTCGTCATCGGCGCCTATGTGCCCATTAAAATGCCCGCCATGTTCGGGCTCGATGCAGTAGCCCTGTGGGTGATTATACTCCTGATCTATTCCTATATCGCGTCAACCCTGCCGGTTCAAACCCTGTTGCAACCCCGGGACTACATCAACTCGCACCAGCTTTTCGTCGCCCTGGGCCTGCTTACGCTGGGAGTGCTATTTGCCCATCCCACCATGGTTGCGCCGACAGCCAATTTTTCACCTTCCGGAGCGCCGCCCATCTGGCCGATGCTGTTCGTGGTAATTGCCTGCGGCGCAATTTCCGGTTTCCACTCCCTGGTTTCTTCCGGCACCTCTTCGAAACAGTGCGACGCCGAAAGCAGCTCCCTGGTCATCGGTTACGGCAGCATGCTCATGGAGGGAATGCTCTCCGTTTTTGTCATTATCGCATGCGGCGCGGGATTGGCCATTGGTTTGACCAAGGGCGGCCAGATCTTTACCGGCGTTGAAGCCTTCACCCAGAACTATACCAGTTGGGGCGCTGCCGCCGGTTTGGGCACAATGATCAGTTCCTTTGTGGTGGGCTCTGCCAATATGATTGAATCAATTGGAATCCCACATAACATAACCATCACCATCATGGGCGTGTTTGTGGTTTCCTTTGCCGGCACCACCCTGGATACCGCCACACGTCTGCAGCGCTACATCGTTGCCGAACTTGCAACAGCCGTAGGCTCACCGGCCCTTGCCAAAAAGCACCCGGCCACCCTGATTGCCGTCGTCACCGCCTTTATCCTGGCCTTTTACAACGGCAGCGGCAAAGGGGCGCTGACCCTCTGGCCCCTTTTCGGTTCCGTGAATCAGCTTTTGGCCGGGCTGGCGCTGCTGGTGATCACCGTGTATCTTGCCCGCAAAAAAGCCCCGCTGGTCTACACCCTGATCCCCATGATTTTCATGCTGTTCATGACCGGCTGGGCCATGCTGATTAACCTTGGAGACTTTTACGGCAAGGCCAACTGGCTGCTCTTTTTTATCGGGCTGGCTGTTTTTATATTGGAAGTGTGGATGGTGATTGAAAGCGTGATTGTTCTCAAGAAGGTTTACGGTGCTGAGATAGAACCGGTTGCTCAAATGCGCTGATCGGTTGTGACGGCACCAGGCCGCCCGGGTCTTAAAATTTATTCTGAGACTCGGGCGGTTTTTTTTTGCTCGCTGGTTGGCCCTTGTATCCATCGATTTTTCTTTTATTCCTTGACATGATTTTTGACTTTGATTATAAAAAATTTTCTTTTGGTCTTCTTTACCGCAAAGGAATTACAACACTTTTTGATTAAAAGATGCGACAAGAGACATAAATAGTTTTTGTTTTGGAGCCATCCCGAATATGCAGATTGAAAATCTATTGGAACAGCGTAAAGCTGTGATTGTAAAAAAGTGGTTTGACTTGGTGATTCAGACCTATCCCACCGACACTTCAAAATTTTTCAAATCCCAGAAAGATCCCTTTGCAAACCCCGTAGGCCAAACGGTTTTGCGTGGGCTGGAAGCCCTTTTTGACATTCTTCTGCAGGGCCCTGATACGGATACCATTTCGTCTTTCCTTGATCCCATCATCCGGATCCGGGCGGTGCAGGATTTTACACCCAGCCAGGCGGTTGCTTTCATATTTTCCCTCAAACAGGTCATACGGGACAATTTAACCAAAGAATTAAAGGACGCCGCCACGGGTATAGATCTGTTGAACCTCGAATCAACCATTGATGATCTCGCGTTGATCGCTTTTGACATTTATGTGGAATGCAGGGAAAAGATCTACGAATTAAAGGCCAATGAAGAAAAAGACAGAACATTCGCGGCTTTTAAGCGGGCGGGACTCATTTGCGAGACACCGGCCGCTCAATCAGATCCCGAATAATTAATTACATGATGAGGTAAAGGTCAATGAATGTAAATTATATGGTTTCCCTCATTGCGGTTATCGTGCTTTTTCTACTCGCCTATGTGGGTGTTGAGGCTGCGGGGCTTCAGTTTCTCTTCGGAATTATCGTCCCCTATCTGGCCGTCATTGCCTTCATTGGCGGGGTGATATACCGTATTGTCGACTGGGCGCGCTCGCCGGTGCCGTTCCGGATAACCACCACCGGCGGCCAGCAAAAATCATTACCCTGGATCCAACCGGCTCAATTCGACAATCCGTCCACCACCGCCGGGGTGATTGTCCGCATGGCACTGGAAATCCTTTTTTTCCGCTCCCTGTTTCGCAACACCTCGGCCCACCTGGATAAAGCCGGCAAGTTGTCGTACATCTGGGAAAAATGGCTGTGGCTGGGGGCCCTTGCATTCCACTATGCATTTTTGACCGTCCTGGTGCGGCACCTGCGTTTTTTTACCGAACCGGTCCCGCTTCCCGTCAAACTCCTGGAAACACTGGACGGCTTTCTCCAGATCGGAATCCCGGTGATCCAGCTGTCGGGCGTCGTTCTTTTGGCCGCCGCCCTTTTTCTGTTATTGCGCAGGGTGCTAATTCCCCAGGTTAAATATATTTCCCTTGCGGCCGACTTTTTCCCGATTTTTCTCCTGATCGGAATCGCCCTTACCGGAATTCTGATGCGGTATTTTACCAAAATCAATGTAATCGCCGCCAAGGAACTGGCCATGGGCCTGGTGACGTTTCACCCGTCTATCCCCCAGGGGGGAATCGGCGGTATTTTTTATGTCCACCTGTTTTTTGTCTGTATCCTCCTGGCTTATTTTCCTTTCAGCAAGCTCATGCACATGGGCGGAATCTTTTTAAGTCCCACCCGAAACATGCCCGGCAATACCCGCGCCATCAGGCATGTCAACCCGTGGAATTATCCCGTAAAGGTTCATACCTATGAAGAATATGAAGATGAATTCAGGGAAAAAATGATAGAGGCTGGATTGCCGGTGGAAAAGGAGTGAGTAATGTCAGATCTTCCAAAATCAGATGACCTTTTATCAAAGATAGATCCCCGTCCGCCGGCCAAAAGCTGGATGGACACTCCGGTCAACATTCGCAAGGGCATGTACTGTTACGCCTCAAATCCCAAAAGCGTGGAATATGTCGGCCTACCCCATGCCCGGGCCTGGAATCCCCTTGAGGAAGACTGGAATCTTCCGGAAAATTGGAAAGAAATCATTTATGAGGGTTTCCGGGAACGCCTGGATAAATTCAGATCGTTTAAGGTGTTCATGGATATCTGCGTGCGCTGCGGCGCCTGTGCGGATAAATGCCACTTCTTCATCGGGACGGGAGATCCCAAAAACATGCCGGTCCTGCGGGCCGAACTGCTGCGCTCGGTTTACCGCAACGATTTTACCACTGCCGGCAGGATTATGGGAAAGATGGCCGGCGCCCGGGAGATGACGGTCGATGTCCTCAAAGAATGGTGGTATTATTTCTTTCAGTGCACCGAGTGCCGGCGCTGTTCGGTTTTTTGCCCGTACGGCATCGATACGGCCGAAATCACCATGATGGGTCGGGAGCTATTGAACCTCCTGGGCCTGAATATCGACTGGATCGCAACCCCCGTGGCCAACTGCTACCGCACCGGCAACCATCTGGGAATTCAACCCCACGCTTTTAAAGACATGATCGACTTTTTCGTGGATGACATCGAAGAGATCACGGGTGTCCGGGTCGAACCGTCCATTAACAAAAAAGGCGCCGATATACTCTTTATCACCCCTTCCGGGGACGTTTTTGCCGATCCGGGCACGTATACCTGCATGGGATATCTGATGCTGTTCCACTTTTTAAAGGAAAAATACGGCTTTGATATCACCTGGAGCACTTATGCCTCCGAAGGCGGCAATTTCGGCTCCTTCACCTCCCACGAAATGATGAAACGGCTGAACGCCAAAATGTTTGCCGAAGCCAGGCGGCTGGACGTAAAATGGATTCTCGGGGGCGAATGCGGACATATGTGGCGGGTCATCCATCAGTACATGGACACCCTTAACGGCCCGGCCGATTTTCTGGAAGTGCCGGTTTCCCCCATTACCGGCACCCGGTTTGAAAATGCCAAGTCCACCAAAATGGTGCATATTGCCGAGTTTACAGCCGATCTCATCAAGCATGGCAAGCTGGACCTGAATCCCGGTCGCAACGACAATCTGAGGGTGACCTTTCATGATTCGTGCAACCCTTCCCGGGGGATGGGAATGTTCGAAGAACCCCGCTATATCATCAAGAACGTGTGCAATTATTTCCACGACATGCCCGCCAACACGATCCGGGAACAAACCTTCTGCTGCGGCAGCGGCGCCGGCCTGAACGCCGGGGAGGACATGGAGCTTAGAATGGTGGGCGGGCTTCCCAGGGCCAACGCGGTCAAACATGTACACGAAAAATACGACGTCAATATGCTGGCCTGTGTCTGCGCCATTGACCGGGCGGCATTGCCGCCGCTGATGGAGTACTGGGTCCCTGAGGTCGGTGTAACCGGTCTCCACGAACTGGTCGCCAATGCCCTGATCCTGCCGGGTGAGGGGGAAAGAACAACCGACCTGCGCGGAGAACCACTGCCGGGAATGGAGGGTGATGATGCCGAGGAATAATAACAAGATGTATAATAAAGGAATAATTGTCGCCGGGCTGGCTGTTTTTATCGTCCTGGCAACATTTCCTTTCTGGTATAACCTGGGAAAGGCCGCGCCGGCGCCGGAGCGCATCCTGACAGCCCAGGCAAAAGCCGCCAAGGAATGCATCCTTTCGGCTGAATTGATGCGGACCGAACACATGCAGATGCTCAATGACTGGCGCGATATGGTGGTGCGGGACGGCACACGCCTGTATGTAGGCAGCAGCGGCAAAAAATTCGAGATGAGTCTTTCAAACACCTGCATGGAATGCCATTCCAACAAAGCCGAGTTTTGCGACCGCTGTCACAATTATGCCGCAGTTACCCCCTACTGCTGGGATTGCCATATTGATAACCCGAAGGAGACAAAGTGATGAAACGCAGCAGAAGAAGCTTTCTGAAAATAGCGGGTATTTCTGCACTGGGTATCGGCTCCAAACCGATATTAAATGCATTTTCGGCATCCGCGCCCCAGGGGGATACCCCTCAACCCGCCGTCATGCGCAAACCGGAAGCGTTAACCGCCAAACACTGGGCCATGGTCATCGACACCACCAAATTCAAATCCAGAGATGATTTCAAGCCGATTATCGAGGCCTGCCACAGCATCCATAACGTTCCTGAGTTAAAGAACAAAAACCATGAAATCAAATGGATCTGGGAGGAAGGCTACAAGCATGCCTTCCCGACCCTGGAAAATCCCTATTTTGAGGAAAAAGTCAAAGATTTGCCGTTTCTGGTCTTGTGCAATCATTGCGAAAATCCGCCCTGTGTCCGGGCCTGTCCCACCAAGGCGACTTTTAAAAGGGAAAGCGACGGCATCGTCCTGATGGATTTTCACCGCTGCATCGGCTGCCGGTTCTGCATGGCCGCCTGCCCTTATGGCGCCCGCAGTTTTAATTTCAGGGACCCCCGCCCGTTTATAAAAGAAGAAAAGATCAATCTCAAATTCCCGAGACGCACGAAAGGGGTTGTGGAAAAATGTAATTTCTGTGCCGAAAGGCTGGCCGTCGGACAACTCCCGGCCTGTGTGGAGGCTGCCAACGGCGCCATTATTTTCGGAGACCTTGCCGATCCCGATTCAGATGTCCGAAAACTTGTCAGTACCAATTATACCATTCGACGTAAACTTTCACTGGGTACTTCACCGTCGGTTTACTACATCGTATGAGGTGGTTATGCTTGAATTAGCGCTAAAAGGAAGCAAAAAATATTACGGATGGATGACCCTGCTGCTGGGTGTTATCGGCGGGGGGTTCGTCTTTTATCTGTGGCAGTTTAATTTCGGCCTGGGGATCACCGGCATGAGCCGGGATGTTTCCTGGGGATTTTATATTGCCCAGTTCACCTTTCTGGTCGGGGTCGCCGCCTCGGCCGTTATGGTGGTTCTGCCGTATTATCTGCACGATTACAAGGCGTTCGGCCGGATTACCATTCTAGGTGAATTTCTGGCGGTGGCGTCAGTCACCATGTGCATCCTGTTTATTTTTGTGGACCTTGGCCAGCCCATGCGGGTCGTCAATGTCATCCTGTACCCGACGCCCAACTCGGTTCTTTTCTGGGACATGATCGTGTTAAACGGCTACCTGTTTCTGAACATCATCGTGGGCTGGAAGGTGCTGGAGGCCGAACGCAACGGGATCGCTCCGCCCGCCTGGGTAAAGCCCCTGATTTATTTGTCGATCCCCTGGGCCGTGAGCATTCACACCGTCACCGCTTTTCTGTACTGCGGCCTTCCCGGCAGAGGCTTCTGGCTCACTGCCATCCTGGCGCCGCGCTTTCTGGCCTCGGCCTTTGCCGCCGGCCCGGCTTTTCTGATCCTGCTGTGCCTGCTGATCCGCAAGCTCACAAAGTTCGACCCGGGCAAAGAACAGATTCAGTCCCTTGCCAAAATCGTTACTTACGGCATCCTCATGAACGTTTTCTTTTTAGTGTGCGAGGTCTTTGTCGTTTTTTACAGCCAGATCCCGGAACACATGGACCATATGAAATATCTCTTTTTCGGCCTCCACGGCCACGGCGTCCTGGTGCCCTGGATGTGGACCTCTGTCGGCCTGATGCTGCTGGCCATTATCCTGCTGGTCAATCCGATAACCCGCCAGAATGAATCCGTCCTTGCAGTGGCCTGCCTGGCGGTTTTCGCCGGCACCTGGATCGACAAGGGGCTCGGCATGATTTCCGGCGGGTTTGTGCCCTCGCCGCTGCACCATGTGAATGAATACGTGCCCACCATCCCTGAAATCATCATCACCCTGGGGGTGTACGCCACTGGTTTTCTGGTCCTGACCGCCCTGTTTAAAATCGCCGTGTCCATCAAGGAGGAAATAGCCGCCTGATCTTTTTCATTAAATAAAACACAATAGGGCTTCTCCTTTAGAGGATAAGCCCTTTTTTTTACTGCCCGTATCACGGCCTGGATATCATAACGGTAGCACAGTCTTTTTAAATTGCCGAAAAATACACATGAACCCATCTCAAAATATGGATGGGGTTCGAGGGCTCCGCCTTTGGCGGAATGAGCAAGTCCTTTTTTGAAGCGGCAGATGACCCGGACCCCCAATGTCAGATGGGTTCTAGTTCCCGAACACTGGCCCCCTCGGTCCCAAGTGACATGAATAGCAGCCGAATCCGGTGCGGGTGATGATACTGAAAGTCTTCAGGCCAAGGGCCTCAGCCATCTCCGGCACCAGGCGATTCAGCTTAAGCCGGGTGGTATCCGGATGCTTTTCAAACTCAGGCCCCAGGAGCAGTTCCCCGCTGAGCCGGGGAAGGTGGGTCGTGGGCATATCAAAATCACCCCTCTCCGCCCCCTGGCCGTGACACAGGGTGCAGTCCACACCGGCAAAGCGTGCGGGGCGCCAAGCGCGAAACACGTCTCCCGCCCGCGGCAGAACTTCTTTTCTCATATGCGCCATGCGCTGCTCGCGATTCATCGCGGCCCAGGTCAGCTGCTTTCCGTCAGTGCCCGGAGATCCCACAGCCTTTGGATAGCAGCCCCAGAACGCAAATGCGATTAAAAGCGTTATCCCGAACGTTTTGGTACTTCTTTGATGGGTCTGTAATATGGGGTATTGTCGCTGCTTATTGTTCAAAATAAAAAAGATCCTTTGTCAGCTATAAATTCGTATTGCCCCCATAAGGAAGTTTTTATTGCCGCTAATTATGGCCTAAAATCAGGGGTTCGAATATAACCCTGTATATCACTTATTTCAAGCGCTCTTCACCGCAAAATATCAGGAGTCCGGAATCATCGCCCGGACTTGCCAGGGTCATGTTCAGCTTGGAGGCCAGTTCAACGGCAAGGGAGGTGGGGCGGGAGATGGCCAGGATGATGGGGATGCGGGCCCGGGCGCTTTTCTGGACCAGTTCATAGCTGATGCGGGAAGAGAGCGTCAGAAAGGCGGCGTCTTTGAGTTTGTGATCCATAAACAGCGTGCCCACCACCTTGTCCAGGGCATTATGACGTCCGACATCCTCGGCTGCGGCCAGCAGTTTGTAGTTTGAATCATATAAAACAGCCGCATGGGCGGCCCGTGTTTTTTTGCGCAGGTGTTGAAGGGCGGAAATATTCTCCAGGCAATCCACTGCCTTTTGAATGTCTAAAGGGGCGTTATCGGTTATGGGGCGGATGGTCTGGTAAAGATCTTCAACGATTTCTTTGCCGCACAAGCCGCAGCTCGTCTGGCTGATATAGCCGCGGCGTTCGAGAATTTCGGGTATGGTCTTTCGGCGCGTTTCCTTCAGGGTCACGGTGACAACGTTGGTATCCTCCCCGTCGCAGAAAGCGATGCCGACAAAATCTTCAGGGGACTCAACAATCCCTTCCGCCAGGCAAAATCCGGCCACATGCTGAATTTCATTGCCGGGTGTCCGCATGACCACCGCATAGGGATTCCCCTGGATCCGGATCGACAGCGGTTCTTCCCGCAAAAGATCATGTTTTTTAGCGATACGGGAGCCTTTGTCCCAGTGTACGATCGACTTGTTCGATAAGGCGCTCACCAGTATCTCCTCAGGATAATATTTCCACCGCATCACCGCAGCGGATCACGCCGCCTTCGAGCACCCTGGCAAAGACCCCTTCCCGGGGCATGATGCAGTCGCCGGCCTGATAATAAATCGCGCAGCGGTTGGTGCATTCCTTGCCGATCTGGGTGATTTCAATCAAGGCTGTGTCCCCCAGCCGGACCCGGGTCCCCACGGGTATCGCTTTCCAGTCGGCGCCGGTGGTGGCGATGTTTTCGGCAAAATCGCCGAAGGTCACATCCAGCCCGCTGCTGCGGGACGCTTCGATGCTTTCGGACGACAGCAGGCTCACCTGCCGATGCCACGCGCCGGCATGGGCATCGCCTTCAAGGCCGTGTTCTTTTACCAGTTTTGCTTCATCTACGATTGTTTTACGGGTCCCTTTTTTTCTGCTGACTGCAAGGGATACAATTTTTACATCCATTCAACACCTTACCCAGTTTATATGTTTAAAAAATCCGTCCGACTGTCTCCGGGACCTACTCAGGTAGCTGCGCTGCTGCAAGCACAAGGCTCGCTTTTTCTAAATCCTTTTAAAACACTGTATCCGATCAGACCTGCCAGCACAATGGCGGCCGTAAATTCAACGGATACAGGAAATATTTCGGCCGCCTTGCCCGCTACTGCCCGGGCTGAAATGCCTAATTTTGAATACACCAGATCCGTCAAAAAACCAAGCACTAACGAACAAGATGAAATCGCCCCCAGATAGATGACAAGGGATCTTTTTCCCATGAGCTTAGAGACCATGCTCAAGGACGCCATATTTGTTGCCGGCCCGGCCAGTAAAAACACCAGGGCGGCGCCGGGGCTCAGCCCTTTCAGAATAAAGGCGGCCGCAATCGGCGTTGAAGAAGTGGCGCAGACATACATGGGAATCCCGACAATCAACATCAAGGGCATGGCTATAAAGGGATTGCCCAGATAGGCGTCCGCGAAACGCTCGGGAATCAGATAGGATATCAGGCTGGCCAGGAATACGCCGAGAATAAACCAGGGACCGATATCACCCATCAGCTCTCCAAACGCATATTTGAGCCCTGCCGCCATTTTATCGTGAAAAGATTCTTTTTCCCTTAACACAGTCTCCGGTTCCGGTCGGCTATGGCAGCAACAGCTCCCGGCAGCCGGCAGTTTTTGGTCTACGCTGGTGGAGACTTCTTTTTTGCCGTAAAAATTTTCAAAAATGCCGGCCGCCGAAGCGGTAATAAACGCCGATATCGGACGGATTACCGTCATCACCGGGTCCAGCAGCGCATAGGTGATCGGAATGGAATCCACTCCGGTTTCGGGCGTTGAAATCAAAAATGACAGGGTGGCCCCTTTGCTGGCCCCCTGTTTCTTTAATGCGGCCGCAGCCGGAACAACTCCGCAGGAACACAGCGGCAGCGGAATCCCGACCAGCGCCGCCAGCATCACCGACTGCGCGTCGCCCTTTCCGAGGTACCTGGCGATTTTCTCCGTTTTTACAAAAGCATACAAGATGCCGGCGATAAAAAACCCGAACAGCATGTAAATGGCGGACTGTTGAAATACATGCCAGGCCGCAGCCAGTATTTCTAAAATTATCTGCATGTTTGACTCCCAAACGCTTTATTCGACGACATGTTCCAGAGATTGATGCAGCAGAGCGCTGACATGCTGGTCATCCAGCCGGTAGAACATGATTTTACCTTCCCGGCGGTTGCGAACAATCTTCAAATTTCTTAAAATCCTGAGCTGATGAGAAACTGCCGAATCAGACAGGTTGCAAACCGCGGCAAGATCGCAGACACACAACTCTTCCAGGGCAAGGGCAAGGACAATCTTGACACGGCCGGAATCGCTTAAGGCCTTGAATATATCTGCCACGCCCTGAAGCGTGTCTTGTTCCGGCAGGCGGCTGACAACCTTTTTCACTTTTTCCACGTGAATCGCTTTCTCCTCGCATCGATCCATCTTGTACCTCACAGGTAATATATGAACGTTTGCTCATATGTCCATATATTCAATAAAAAATCAAGTTTTTTTCCTTTCCCCCAACCAATTGGGAGTTTATCTAAAAATCTTAACAATTTTTGCTTGACAAAAATTATTTATTAAGTAAAATTTACCATTTTTAAGGGCATAAGTGGGTCAGGGGTTTCAGGCGAATGTCAACCAATAGCCTTTTTCCTGACCGGTATAAAAATTGAAGGGGGTACATAACGATGTACGCTGTATTATCTACCGGCGGCAAACAATATAAAGTTGAAGAAGGGGATGTCTTAAGAATAGAAAAGATATCCGGTGACGTAGGGGCCTCGGTCTCTTTTGACAAGGTCCTGATGTTTTCCGACGGAGAAAAAGTCCGTGTCGGCACCCCCCTGATTGACGGCATATCGGTCAGCGGCCATATTGTGGAGCAGGACAAAGCAAAAAAAATACTGGTATTCAAATATAAACGCCGCAAGAACTATCGACGCAAACAAGGCCATCGCCAGCCTTTCACGGCCATAAAAATCGACAGTATCTCGGCATAACGGTTTGTGGCGTAAGTATTTTAATATAAAATTTCAGCCTGTGAATATGGCGCCGGATGTGGTGTATTTTCAAATAACAGGTGACCCTTTTCAGGGGATAAGCCAGACTGAAATTTTTTGAAACGATTATTTCAAGCTATTAGGATTTTAAGGAGCTTCTCATGGCACATAAAAAAGCAGGCGGCAGTTCTAGAAACGGCCGCGACAGCAACGGCCAGCGACGCGGCGTTAAACGATACGGCGGCAACAAAGTAACGGCCGGCAGCATACTGGTCCGGCAGATAGGCACCCGGATTCATCCCGGAAACAATGTGGGTATCGGTAAGGATTTTACCATCTTTGCCAAAATCGACGGTGTCGTTGCCTACGAACGGGAGGGCCGTTCACGTAAAAAAGTAAGCGTCTATGCAGAGTGAAATTCATTGATGAAGTAATTATCACCGTTCAAGCCGGAAACGGTGGTCGTGGATGCGTCAGTTTCAGGCGCGAACGGTTTATCCCCCGCGGCGGACCGGACGGCGGCGACGGCGGTGACGGCGGGTCTGTTATTTTAAAGGCTTCCCCCGGCAAACGCACCCTTTATCATTTTCAATTTAAAAGATCCTTCAAGGCCAAAAACGGTGACGGCGGACAGGGCAGCCAAAAAACCGGGAAAAACGGCCCCGACCTTATCATTGAAGTCCCCCCGGGAAGCATTGTCAGCGATACCGCTACCGGCCAGGTCATAAAAGATTTTGTAGAACCGGACGAAACTTTTGTGGTCGCCCAGGGAGGGCGCGGCGGCCGGGGCAACCTGCGTTTTAAATCTTCCACAAATCGTACACCCCGTCATGCCCAGCCGGGCGAACCCGGCCAGG
Protein-coding sequences here:
- a CDS encoding carbon starvation protein A, with translation MNSLILAIGAGVLYVVAYHTYGKFLGSKIFKLNPEAVCPSKEFQDNVDFVPTQKPILFGHHFTSIAGTGPIVGPAIAIIWGWVPALVWVLLGSIFMGAVHDFGAMVVSLRNQGRSIGDVAADLISKRVRTLFLLIIFFELWIVVAIFGVVIAVIFNMYPQSVIPVWLEIPIAVWLGHMVYKKGAAHLPMSIVAVVLMYVTVVIGAYVPIKMPAMFGLDAVALWVIILLIYSYIASTLPVQTLLQPRDYINSHQLFVALGLLTLGVLFAHPTMVAPTANFSPSGAPPIWPMLFVVIACGAISGFHSLVSSGTSSKQCDAESSSLVIGYGSMLMEGMLSVFVIIACGAGLAIGLTKGGQIFTGVEAFTQNYTSWGAAAGLGTMISSFVVGSANMIESIGIPHNITITIMGVFVVSFAGTTLDTATRLQRYIVAELATAVGSPALAKKHPATLIAVVTAFILAFYNGSGKGALTLWPLFGSVNQLLAGLALLVITVYLARKKAPLVYTLIPMIFMLFMTGWAMLINLGDFYGKANWLLFFIGLAVFILEVWMVIESVIVLKKVYGAEIEPVAQMR
- a CDS encoding RsbRD N-terminal domain-containing protein, giving the protein MQIENLLEQRKAVIVKKWFDLVIQTYPTDTSKFFKSQKDPFANPVGQTVLRGLEALFDILLQGPDTDTISSFLDPIIRIRAVQDFTPSQAVAFIFSLKQVIRDNLTKELKDAATGIDLLNLESTIDDLALIAFDIYVECREKIYELKANEEKDRTFAAFKRAGLICETPAAQSDPE
- a CDS encoding (Fe-S)-binding protein — its product is MSDLPKSDDLLSKIDPRPPAKSWMDTPVNIRKGMYCYASNPKSVEYVGLPHARAWNPLEEDWNLPENWKEIIYEGFRERLDKFRSFKVFMDICVRCGACADKCHFFIGTGDPKNMPVLRAELLRSVYRNDFTTAGRIMGKMAGAREMTVDVLKEWWYYFFQCTECRRCSVFCPYGIDTAEITMMGRELLNLLGLNIDWIATPVANCYRTGNHLGIQPHAFKDMIDFFVDDIEEITGVRVEPSINKKGADILFITPSGDVFADPGTYTCMGYLMLFHFLKEKYGFDITWSTYASEGGNFGSFTSHEMMKRLNAKMFAEARRLDVKWILGGECGHMWRVIHQYMDTLNGPADFLEVPVSPITGTRFENAKSTKMVHIAEFTADLIKHGKLDLNPGRNDNLRVTFHDSCNPSRGMGMFEEPRYIIKNVCNYFHDMPANTIREQTFCCGSGAGLNAGEDMELRMVGGLPRANAVKHVHEKYDVNMLACVCAIDRAALPPLMEYWVPEVGVTGLHELVANALILPGEGERTTDLRGEPLPGMEGDDAEE
- the dsrJ gene encoding sulfate reduction electron transfer complex DsrMKJOP subunit DsrJ; protein product: MYNKGIIVAGLAVFIVLATFPFWYNLGKAAPAPERILTAQAKAAKECILSAELMRTEHMQMLNDWRDMVVRDGTRLYVGSSGKKFEMSLSNTCMECHSNKAEFCDRCHNYAAVTPYCWDCHIDNPKETK
- the hisI gene encoding phosphoribosyl-AMP cyclohydrolase: MIELDFNKLNGLVPAIVQDFHTKDVLMLGFMNPEAWEATLSTGKATFYSRTRRELWVKGKTSGHEQIVKEIRIDCDDDTILLLVEQVGGAACHTGHRSCFFKKVEDGTIKIIGKPVFDPREVYKK
- a CDS encoding 4Fe-4S dicluster domain-containing protein, translated to MKRSRRSFLKIAGISALGIGSKPILNAFSASAPQGDTPQPAVMRKPEALTAKHWAMVIDTTKFKSRDDFKPIIEACHSIHNVPELKNKNHEIKWIWEEGYKHAFPTLENPYFEEKVKDLPFLVLCNHCENPPCVRACPTKATFKRESDGIVLMDFHRCIGCRFCMAACPYGARSFNFRDPRPFIKEEKINLKFPRRTKGVVEKCNFCAERLAVGQLPACVEAANGAIIFGDLADPDSDVRKLVSTNYTIRRKLSLGTSPSVYYIV
- the dsrM gene encoding sulfate reduction electron transfer complex DsrMKJOP subunit DsrM, producing MNVNYMVSLIAVIVLFLLAYVGVEAAGLQFLFGIIVPYLAVIAFIGGVIYRIVDWARSPVPFRITTTGGQQKSLPWIQPAQFDNPSTTAGVIVRMALEILFFRSLFRNTSAHLDKAGKLSYIWEKWLWLGALAFHYAFLTVLVRHLRFFTEPVPLPVKLLETLDGFLQIGIPVIQLSGVVLLAAALFLLLRRVLIPQVKYISLAADFFPIFLLIGIALTGILMRYFTKINVIAAKELAMGLVTFHPSIPQGGIGGIFYVHLFFVCILLAYFPFSKLMHMGGIFLSPTRNMPGNTRAIRHVNPWNYPVKVHTYEEYEDEFREKMIEAGLPVEKE